The window GGAAGAACATCATAATTTATTGACAAGAACCAAAGTACTCTTGCTCTTTTAAATTCTAAATAACCAGATGCTCTATCATGAGTTTGTACGTGTACAACACTTTTCTCCACATCACCAAAAATCCATGCTAACATGTCAAAAAAATGAACACCTATATTTGTTGCTATACCCCCAGATTTTGAGCTATCTCCTTTCCACGAAGTATAATACCAATTACCTCTTGAGGTTAGGTACGTTAGGTCAATATCAAAGATTTTATCTTTAGGAGCAGCATCCACTTTAGCTTTTAATGCAATAATACTAGGATGTAATCTTAATTGTAAAATATTCCAAATTCTTTGACCAGATTCTTTTTCCATTTTTTGAAGTGCATCTATGTTCCATGGATTTAATACTAATGGTTTTTCACAAATAGCATCAGCACCTCTTCTTAACGCCATTCTTATATGAGAATCATGTAAATAATTTGGCGTACAAACACTTACATAATCTAATAAAACACCTTTTTCATATTTTAATTTTTCTAAATGCCTATCAAACCTTTCTGGCTCGGTAAAAAAATTTGCATTTGGAAAATAACTATCCATAATACCTACACTATCAAACCTATCTAAAGCTGCTATTAAAGTATTATTAGTCTCTTTAATTGCTTTTAAATGCCTGGGCGCTATGTAGCCAGAAGCTCCTATTAATGCAAAGTTTTTCATTTAAATCTTACTGATTTTTAGCATGCTAATATACTGTTTTTAATTTCTATTTTCCTATTTGACAATACTCGAATCCTTGCTCTTCT of the Tenacibaculum todarodis genome contains:
- a CDS encoding Gfo/Idh/MocA family protein; the encoded protein is MKNFALIGASGYIAPRHLKAIKETNNTLIAALDRFDSVGIMDSYFPNANFFTEPERFDRHLEKLKYEKGVLLDYVSVCTPNYLHDSHIRMALRRGADAICEKPLVLNPWNIDALQKMEKESGQRIWNILQLRLHPSIIALKAKVDAAPKDKIFDIDLTYLTSRGNWYYTSWKGDSSKSGGIATNIGVHFFDMLAWIFGDVEKSVVHVQTHDRASGYLEFKRARVLWFLSINYDVLPEKIKERGQRTYRSITIEGEELEFSSGFTDLHTKVYQDILNDKGCGLEEARQAVEIVHEIRNAQPIGLKGEYHTFAKKAQASHPFYKI